In Alkaliphilus flagellatus, one DNA window encodes the following:
- a CDS encoding peptide ABC transporter substrate-binding protein, translated as MKKFKNVLVITLIMTMVMSLFIGCGKPADVGTTDPANEEVTQPTGPKILRLAGMSAESFNPQVGNSSETTVLMGYIYSTLLDLIVDETGESVEFVPDHAKELPTTEDNIVWTFKLKENIKWTDGTPINAHDYEYSWKMLLDPKLANYASFLLFDNIPIVNARNYFTGEANWEDVGIKVIDDYTLEITLETAMPEVDVYLTFTSRATAPVHKELYEAGMNADRTETTYGTTLASTPSNGTYRLTEWVRDQFRAFDKNEDSIMADIFVPDRIESRVVTESSTRLQLFENGEIDAVSVSGEDYDRYAEDPRLVYNERNSVWGFYVNAGSKTNPILGNNDFRKALYYATNRDAMSKGIFRTFASAPYFISTICLVGDPDSGQKYRDTSEAKGIMPQNYGYDIELAKEYFDKAYESNGNKKITVEITYFDGQETMKRLAEVAEEEYEKVFGTDKLDIVLRAMPPNAAYETYYEGNFDLGIGARSQNPFNPWSSMKVWTSDFPEKAESFYNKDFDKLYERTTVGDLLLDPAGRTKALAEMENMLIDEIPMIPIFQNNNAILYQERIHLKTKGKFLPVVEFGILQSEIVD; from the coding sequence ATGAAAAAATTTAAAAATGTATTGGTAATTACACTTATAATGACAATGGTAATGTCATTATTTATTGGTTGTGGTAAACCGGCTGACGTTGGAACAACTGATCCAGCAAATGAGGAAGTTACCCAACCTACAGGACCAAAGATATTAAGACTTGCAGGAATGTCTGCTGAAAGTTTCAACCCGCAAGTAGGTAATAGTAGTGAAACAACCGTATTAATGGGCTATATATACAGTACATTGTTAGATTTGATTGTAGATGAAACCGGAGAGAGCGTAGAGTTTGTTCCAGATCATGCTAAGGAGCTGCCAACAACAGAGGATAATATAGTATGGACATTTAAATTAAAAGAAAATATTAAATGGACAGACGGTACTCCAATTAACGCACATGATTATGAATATTCATGGAAAATGCTATTAGATCCAAAGCTAGCTAACTATGCATCCTTTTTATTATTTGATAATATTCCTATTGTAAATGCTAGAAATTATTTTACAGGTGAGGCAAATTGGGAAGATGTTGGAATTAAAGTAATTGATGATTATACATTGGAAATAACATTAGAAACTGCAATGCCTGAAGTTGATGTTTATCTTACATTTACAAGCCGTGCTACAGCACCAGTACACAAGGAATTATATGAGGCTGGTATGAATGCAGATAGAACTGAGACTACATATGGTACTACTTTAGCTAGTACACCTTCAAACGGAACATACAGATTAACTGAATGGGTAAGGGATCAATTTAGAGCCTTCGATAAAAATGAAGACAGTATTATGGCAGATATTTTTGTACCAGATAGAATAGAGAGTAGAGTTGTTACAGAAAGTTCAACTAGATTACAACTATTTGAAAATGGAGAAATAGATGCGGTATCAGTAAGTGGAGAAGACTATGATAGATATGCTGAAGATCCTAGATTAGTATATAACGAAAGAAATAGTGTTTGGGGATTCTATGTAAATGCTGGTTCTAAAACCAATCCGATTTTGGGCAATAATGACTTTAGAAAAGCTTTATACTATGCTACTAATAGAGATGCAATGTCAAAGGGTATCTTTAGAACATTTGCATCTGCACCTTATTTTATTTCTACTATTTGCCTAGTTGGAGATCCTGATAGTGGCCAAAAATACCGTGATACATCAGAGGCGAAGGGGATTATGCCACAAAACTATGGATATGATATTGAATTAGCTAAAGAATACTTTGATAAGGCATATGAATCAAACGGTAATAAAAAGATTACAGTTGAGATCACATATTTTGATGGACAAGAAACAATGAAACGATTAGCAGAAGTAGCAGAAGAAGAATATGAAAAAGTATTTGGTACAGATAAGTTAGATATTGTATTAAGAGCAATGCCGCCAAATGCTGCTTACGAGACTTACTATGAAGGCAACTTTGATTTAGGAATAGGTGCAAGAAGTCAAAATCCATTTAATCCTTGGTCAAGTATGAAAGTATGGACCTCGGATTTCCCAGAAAAAGCTGAAAGCTTCTATAACAAAGACTTTGATAAACTATATGAAAGAACAACAGTAGGAGATCTACTATTAGATCCTGCAGGCAGAACAAAAGCATTAGCAGAGATGGAAAATATGTTAATAGATGAAATTCCTATGATTCCAATTTTTCAAAATAATAATGCTATTCTATATCAAGAGAGAATTCATTTGAAAACTAAGGGTAAATTCCTCCCAGTAGTAGAATTTGGAATATTACAGTCTGAGATTGTAGATTAA
- a CDS encoding DUF3899 domain-containing protein, whose amino-acid sequence MILLTIITTISTIFIICFSSNQSFIFKLSNAFFIIGFIYLFIALSIHVRNIGFFKTLSYNKYRRNYKKLTELNLTDEELNNNNNGPKKFYDFFVEKYKRQISNALFYKFAIPLILVSFILSFI is encoded by the coding sequence ATGATACTATTAACTATCATAACAACCATATCTACAATTTTTATAATTTGTTTTAGTAGTAATCAATCTTTTATTTTTAAACTTTCTAATGCTTTTTTTATTATAGGCTTTATATATCTTTTTATTGCCCTTTCTATTCATGTTCGTAATATAGGATTTTTTAAAACCTTAAGTTATAATAAATATCGTAGAAATTATAAAAAACTTACAGAGTTAAATCTTACTGATGAGGAGTTAAATAATAATAATAATGGACCAAAGAAATTCTATGATTTTTTTGTAGAAAAATATAAAAGACAAATTTCCAATGCTTTATTCTACAAGTTTGCTATACCATTAATATTGGTTTCATTTATTTTAAGCTTTATATAA